ctgtaccctgatcgaggctggacagatttggatgggctggagtggggcttcgatgacagcttcagtagttggagaacaaggttagtgctgggcagacttctatggtctgtgccctgaaaatggcaaggacaaatcaagatcaagtatacatatatagtatcacatcatTCTTTATGCTATGCGTTTATCTTGttaggtagactggatggacctacaggtttttatctgcatcatcgactatgttactatgaacggtggggggggggggggggggggggggctaatgggTGAAATTCTATACCTCAAGCTGAATTCAGTGTAAGGTGCAGAgaaaaaggaaggggggagggaagctgTGGGCTGTCAGGGCTTTCACAGGAAAGAAGGGAGGAGTTAGAAGGGAAAGGTCTCTGCAAAAGGGTATAACATAAGTGCTAAGGGGGAGGAGGCTGTGAAAACAGGGGGTTATTTAAAAAACGAGAACAAGGAATTTGGCTACTTGTAAGCAAAAGTGCTGCAGGGCACACGCTAGCCATGAGCATACCAGGCTTCCAATAGTCTGTTTTGTTTGTGAAGTCCTGTAGTTGTGCTCATCACCTTTTGTGTCCTCTGATTAAAAGGATGAACAGCTGTACAGTGCAAATGATGCAAATACCTTTTACAAAGTACCCTTTGGAGAACTGTGATGGTGGTGCAGTGGAGGTGGTGCATGGTGGCTGCCCTAGCTCTGGCTCACTGCACCTTGGGCAGTGCATGATGCCATGtgctggaggaggagaaggacaaGGATGCCCGCTGCCCACAAGCTCAGGACTGAAAGGCAAAGGTCTGAAGCGGCGTTGCATCTCCCCAGAGCTTCTGCGCTGTAAACGGCGGCTGGCTTTCCAGGGACTGGGGGAAGTGCAAGCCGGGACCGCAGCGGTGGCCCGGCGCAACGAGCGTGAAAGGAACCGGGTGAAGCTGGTGAACATGGGCTTCCAGACCCTGCGCCAACACGTTCCCAATGGGGCCACCAGCAAAAAGCTGAGCAAAGTGGAGACCCTGCGCTCGGCGGTGGAGTACATCAGAGCACTGCAGCAGCTGCTGGACCAGCACGACGCTGTGAGTGCTGCCTTCCAGGACAGGCTGCTGCCTTCTCcggagggtgggggcaggggcggTGGCATCGGTTGCTGTTACAACTCTTCCACGTCCTCATCACCCTCCTCACCGGATAGCGAGGGCAGCTCGATGCCGGATTCACCGCATTCTGCCTATTCCTCAGATGGCAGCAGCTACGAGGGGGCGCTGAACTCAGAGGAGCAGGATCTGCTGCACTTTACCAGCTGGTTTGAGCGTTACTGAATCCACGGTAAGACCGCAGCCCCTATGCCTTGGTCCTCATCGTGGCTCCAGATTGTGGGCAAGGGATGTGGTTGTTGGACGCATTCGATTTGCTTCCAACCCGTATCTCACTTTAGCCATTGCGATCCACCCCTTTATTTTAGTATTTTTGCTTTCAGATCCATTTAATTTGACTCAATTCTCATTTTCTGCTGTTTTCAACTTGGATCCCTTAAATGGTAGAATATTCATATTTCACACATATCCACCTCCATGTACTAGGTGGTCCGCGAGATATTCGTTTTACCCGGATCCCTCCTGGAGTGTCATGCCTACAGTTCACTAGACGTATCGTGTATGAAGTACCTTTGAAGACTGCGAGTTTGGAATATACTGTGTATGTGCTAATATAATTgcttagcatgaatttgaaaaaaTCTTTATACCTAATGCCACCTCTTGGTGCACAGGATTAGTTTTTGCAAGTGGTTCAGTTTCATCTCACTCGTATGCCTATCACTCTCTCTACCTGTGTAGTTCTAATGATTGATTTTAAGAAATCATAGACACAAGCAGAAAAGGAATCCAATTTGCATTAAAACCAGGGTAATCTTGCCTCTTGCTATCTATACCTATTTTATTTCATACTGCCTTGATGCTTTCATAAAAGCTCCCATTCCTTGGGTAATTGATTGGGTCTTTGTCCTGCTGGAGTGAAGTAATTTGCAATGCAAAACTCTCTATCACTTATGCTGTTCTCTATTGCCAAAGTACACAAAGCTCAGAGAGCACTCTTCTCTACCCCTCCACTGAATGGACACTTTCTTATGAAAAACAAGCAGGCTTTGGGAAAGTTAATGGGATAAAGCAACAGAAGCCAAGGAAAGAACCCATGTGtattttttcctctttatttggatttagctcttgCTTTTTCTGTGGTagttcaatgtgagttacattcaggtatgccaGGCACTGTAGACTGGATGATCTGTATACattgattttatgtttaaaaCACAAATAAAAGGCAGGCCCAGCGGATCAGTAAAGTAAAAGTGCTGGGCACCACAATGCTGAGAGGTCCTCAGTCCAATTCCTGGATCAAGCTGGTGGTGCTGCAGCCCAGATCAGCTGGGCGGGGATTCTGCAGAGACTTTGCTGGGGAGGTAACATGGTCagcattttactaagccacttaggtgcctatgcgtgcccaacgtgcgtcaattcagagttaccggccggctaccacgtggcctgtgcagtaattttcattttttttacgcatgtccgctatgtgcgccagaaaatcattttattttccggcacacggcagaaaccaggtggtaatcatcattctacacgcattgaccattaccgcctggttaacacgcaagaccttaccgctaagtcagtgggtggcggtaaggtctcaggcccaaaatggatgtgcgccaacttttattttgccgcaagtccattttcggccaaaaaaaggctttttttgcaggtgcgctgaaaaatggatctgcgtgcgtccaatacacacagcgcaccttagtaaaaggacctctaaggcaACACCTACTGCCAGAATTAAATGCCATTGTGCAAGGTTCCACAAGGTCTCAAGTCCAtagctcctcccattccccgttctgtaaaacgtaccaaaacCCAGCCtgggctgacctctagaatccgctacctacgttcctgtgcccgctctgccgaatgcctttggctgaaatcccgtgcccatgctgacttcatacatttcaaattcttgctgacctccttccagtctgctcttttacttgccaaacaggactattacatccagttgacaaattctcttggctcaaaccctcgacgtctctttgccacactgaactctctcctcaaagtgccttcacctccaacccccccttcactttccccccagactctggctgagttctttcatgataaggttcacaagattaaacttgaattttcaaccaggtcacctccacctctccttcccttagtccattctctcaaccctccaatccctgcctccttttcttccttttctgaaatcactgaagaggaaactacacatcttatttcctcctcaaaactaactacctgttcctctgatcctattccaacactatctctcctactgtcatcccttttttctgtcatatcctcaatatttcactttccactgcgactgttcctgatgccttcaaacatgccgtagtcacaccactcctttaaaaaccttcattggaccctatctgtccttccaactatcgccccatctccctcctccctttcctatccaagatacttgaacatgctgttcaccgccgttgccttgactttctttcatctcatgctattcttgatccacttcaatctggctttcacccccttcattcaactgaaacagcgcttgctaaagtctccaatgatctgttcctggccagatccaaaggtctctactctatcctcatccttctcgatgtatctgctgcttttgacactgttgatcacagcctactccttgatacgctgtcctcacttggatttcagggctctgttctttcctggttttcttcttatccctcccagcatacctttagtgtatactctagtggatcctcctctacttctatcccactgtcagttggtgtacctcagggatctgtcctgggacctcttcttttctccttctatacttcttcccttggtactctgatctcatcccatggttttcagtatcatctttacgctgatgactcccagatctacctctccacaccagaaatctcagcaggaatccagaccaaagtatcagcctgcctgtctgacattgctgcctggatgtctcagcgccatctgaaactaaacatgaccaagactgaacttctcatcttttcccctaaaccaacctctcctcctcccccattctctatttctgtggataacactctcatccttcctgtctcatcagctcgtaaccttggggtcatcttcgattcctccctctccttctctgcacatattcagcagactgctaaaacctgtagtttctttctctataatatcaccaaaattcgccctttcctttctgagcacactaccagaaccctcatccacactcttatcacctctcgcttagactattgcaacttgcttctcacagatctcccacttagccatctctctcctcttcaaaatcctgctgcacgactaatattccgccagggtcgttatgctcatattagccctctcctcaagtcacttcactggcttcctatccgtttccgcatacagttcaaactcctcttattgacctataagagcatttactctgcagctcctcagtacctctccactctcatctctccctacattcctccccgggaactccgttcactgggtaaatctctcttatctgcacccttctcctccactgctaactccagattccgttccttttatcttgctgcaccatatgcctggaatagacttccggagccggtatgtcaagctccatctctggccgtcttcaaatctaagctaaaagcccacctttttgatgctgcttttaactcttaacccttattcacttgttcagaacccttattttatcatcctcactttaatattcccttatctcttctttgtcctgtttgtctgtcctaattagattgtaagctctgttgagcagggactgtctcttcatgttcaagtgtacagcactgcgtacgcctagtagcactttagaaatgataagtagtagtagtatagttgcAATCACCAGAGTAGGAAAATCTTCAGGCAGAGAATGAAGGCCTATACATTGGTTCCACGGAGCTAGAGCCAGGCCTTGCTTAACCATTAAGCAGACCAGGTGGTTGCCTAGAGCAGCGCCTTCTGGAAGATGGCACAATGCAGCTGTATTTGAAACAAATTGATAGATCTTGACAGCCATCAGTGTATACTTTTATGCATTTTTGCAGGATCATTTTAGGAATGGTGTTATTGAGATGATCATAATTGCCGAGTtttattatcaaaatcttggaagaggcagagcctattaacctacaaattaacagagggcataaggctgaaggttcactATTTGGGTACCTACTTGGAATAATCAAAAATGCAATTCTCTTGTTTTGGTGCTAATTTAATACCTTTTCATATAGGGTTGTGTGGCAGGGCATTATAGGTTCTCAGTCTCAGCCAAATGCTCAAAAAGGGGTTGTCTTTTGCACGCTCTTTGCTTTTGATCTTAGACAGTTAATTGATCTCTTTTTTGGGGGGCTTGATTGTAATTTCTGTGCGAGGTGATGGTTGCATATTGCTGATatgtttttccctttttgttttttgcagcTATGCTGAAAGTCAAGATGCACAAGAGCTCAGTACCTCATGGTCCTTGTTGCCGAAGTGGTGTGTTGGAGTCGGAGCAGCAGAACCCCTCagcctttctcctttcctcagccCCCACTGCTTACTGTGCTCAGGATCTCCTCTGACCTCCAGCAGCTTCACAGGGGTGCACTGTGAAGCCtggtaccacagaaagatggtattacAAGTATCTAATAAACATAAGACAAAAAATATCTGTTGAGGCTGTGAATTCTGCTTATCTTTCCTTAAAAGTGCAATTATGTAAATATGTAGCTGGGACCAGTACTTCACCTGCTGTTGTGAATGAATTTTGATAGCACTGCCAATAACTTGAtaaaatgtttatgttttataaaatagttCAGAAGAAATGTACAGCAGTATTATTTTGTAATAGCTGATTGTTTCTTTGTTCATATTAAGGAAAAGGGGTACAAGATATTTCATTGGTCTTGCTGAAAGGGAGAGTTACTTTCTCTCACTGTGAAAGTAAGATTCTGTTTTTAAACCAGCTCAGGATAACACTGGAAGTTATGTTTTGAAAGTCCCTGTCAAGATAGctctcatgaacacagtctgtCCTTTCCATGCCCGAACTGATTTCATTCAGTCCAAGTTGTTTTACATAGGGAACATTTTTAATTTAAGTATTCACCTTTTCCAAAGCCACTACATATTCAGGTATAACTGGTAGATCATGGCCTAAGAACACCTACAGTTTAAGACAATAAAGGGTGAAGTTACTAGGGTGTGCGgccagaaaatgtttattttgtgttACTTTCTGTGTCATTTATgggcattttcattttattcattttcaatTCACTATTTTGCCATTTTCACCAAtcataggggaccttttaccagTAGCAGTAGGGGCCGGTTttgctgtgtgctgaggccctttttactgaaatgggtaaaaaggctgaaaaatggcatggccatgcagtaagatttcactAGCCTAGGCATGCTGAAGGAgctcttaacgccacccactgaggtgacattaagggctcgcctgctaacccagcagtaaccagat
This portion of the Microcaecilia unicolor chromosome 4, aMicUni1.1, whole genome shotgun sequence genome encodes:
- the LOC115469668 gene encoding achaete-scute homolog 1b-like is translated as MDTALVDGHKAEKNSEKRVGEETLKSCSCAHHLLCPLIKRMNSCTVQMMQIPFTKYPLENCDGGAVEVVHGGCPSSGSLHLGQCMMPCAGGGEGQGCPLPTSSGLKGKGLKRRCISPELLRCKRRLAFQGLGEVQAGTAAVARRNERERNRVKLVNMGFQTLRQHVPNGATSKKLSKVETLRSAVEYIRALQQLLDQHDAVSAAFQDRLLPSPEGGGRGGGIGCCYNSSTSSSPSSPDSEGSSMPDSPHSAYSSDGSSYEGALNSEEQDLLHFTSWFERY